In a genomic window of bacterium:
- a CDS encoding 2Fe-2S iron-sulfur cluster-binding protein, translated as MTSKRVVPAEEAWGPSTTTDYSVCFVVNGVKHRLMLDARVTLLDALREHLHLTGTKKGCDHGQCGACTVLINGRRINSCLTLAVMHEGDEVVTIEGLGSPAALHPLQAAFVERDGFQCGYCTPGQICSAVGMLAEVKAGWPSHVTTDVATPEITLTDAEIRERMSGNICRCAAYPNIVAAIRDVAGGTRR; from the coding sequence ATGACGAGCAAACGTGTGGTGCCTGCCGAAGAGGCGTGGGGCCCGTCCACGACGACGGATTATTCGGTGTGCTTTGTCGTGAACGGCGTCAAGCATCGGCTCATGCTTGACGCCCGTGTCACACTGCTTGATGCCCTTCGCGAACACCTGCATCTGACAGGGACGAAGAAGGGGTGCGACCACGGCCAGTGCGGCGCCTGCACTGTCCTGATCAATGGCCGGCGCATCAACTCCTGCCTGACCCTGGCTGTCATGCATGAGGGGGACGAGGTCGTGACGATCGAGGGGCTCGGCTCGCCAGCCGCCCTGCACCCTTTGCAAGCCGCCTTCGTCGAGCGCGACGGCTTCCAATGCGGGTACTGCACCCCCGGCCAGATCTGTTCAGCCGTGGGCATGCTGGCCGAGGTGAAGGCCGGGTGGCCCAGCCACGTCACCACCGATGTGGCGACCCCAGAGATCACATTGACGGACGCAGAGATCCGCGAGCGGATGAGCGGCAACATCTGCCGGTGCGCGGCGTATCCGAACATCGTGGCTGCCATCCGGGATGTGGCAGGAGGGACGCGCCGATGA